The genomic DNA GGGAGCAGATTTGAATACACTGATCCTGTGTTCATAGACATGATTACACAGGTCAAGGAGAACATCAGGCTTATGGGCTCAGCTTCTATACAGGTAACCTTCTGAATCTAAACAGAGAACTCTCATTGTGGGTGTAATGGAATTTATGCCACTAACTTTTAGTATATGTCCTTGTTTGCCTTCAGTTGTGTAACCTGTTTCCCTGGCTTTGTTCTTGGATGAGGACCTGGAAACAGATCATGATAAACCGTGAGCAATATTTCAAGCAATTAAAGATGCTTCTGAAGAAGCTGCAGGAGACCATGAACCCTCAGGCCTGCAGAGGCTTGGtggattatttttttgtatggcAACAGAAAGAAGAGGTATATATTCCTTGTGTGGAGAAATGCTGAATTATTTTAGAACTTTGTGCACTCTGGACAAAGCAAATTATGCTTAAGAGTTATTTTAACTGAATTTGATGTTAAATGTAAAAAGGACCTTCCTAGAAATATAGGTACACTTACAAATAGGTTTATTAAAGTGTTCTATTAGTATACTTTTACACAAGACATAAAATTAATATACTTTCATTTATGTACTTGTCTGTGATATACTTAAAAGGCAGTGTATGATTGTGGGGGAATTGCtgtcctttttgtttgtttatattcagaagctcagccTCTTGAGGTGGACCCATATTTCTGAGGAGCAAAAGGACTGTTTGTACATGActtgtctaagtttttattcactgttagaattaccacagaaactaatttgaaGGTTTGGTAGCACTTTCACtgcatgtttattttcatgcagtttgtAGTCTCTCAAATTTGGAATCAATTTCAACCAAATCATTATCCAATTAATGGAGCAGGAATGAAGCAATATTCTCATCTTTTCATGATTCTCAGTGTTTGGAGGACTCTGCTGTATTTCTATCGTGAGCAGAAGGGAGCCAagccacttagtgttttttaaattttatttattttcatgtttttcctcTCTGGGTTCCCTGTGTGATGCTACATTCTCTTTTTCCTTCCTCAGGAATCAGGAGAGAGAAACCCACTGTTCCATGAAGAGAACCTCAAGTACACTGTCAGCAATCTCTTTGCTGCTGGTACAGACACAACTGCTGCAACCCTGTGTTGGGCATTTCTCCTAATGGCCAAGTATCCTCACGTACAAGGTATTAATAAAGAACACTGAGCCATATTGTACCCCACAGAACACTCAAAGGCAGGCAGGTTTCCTGTGAATGTTGACCAAAAGTCACTGAGACACGTGATTGTCACCTGCATTAATAATGGATATAAAATATGACAGTGAATAATGATAAAGCACCTTTCAGGATACTCCAGGACACTTTCaaagaacaaaaacattaagaattaaataaagaaaacacattAAGATACATGcataattaaaaagaaaccctACAGATTAAAACGAGTTGTAAGAGAATAACCGGACAAAACATCTGATATAATAACACCTCACTGAGGCATTAATGCTATAGATTAGGAAAATGCTTTTCAAAGGTGGATAATAATGAGCAGTATCTGTGACTGCCACCTCTGATGGTCACCTACAGACCATCTATAAGAGGAGGTGCTGGTCCAAAGCCAAAAAGATGAAGGACCTCAGTCGTAATCCTAATTAACATTTTACGCTTGCCATCAGGAAAGTGTTTTCACTCCCTGAATACGAACACAGAGGTTAAGAACGAGCTCCTTTCCAATCTGAACCAGGTCTAAACCCAGACTTCAGCCTACCCACACATTACTGTTACTGCTTACATCAGTACTCTTACACACTGCTCACTTCTTTTCTTACTTTGTACAGtttgtactttatttttcttAGCTATAgtttagtatttttatttagatAACGTCTCAATATATTCTatttcattgattcattgtctgtaagcacttaccccctgggtgcaaggcaggaacacaccctggagcgggcaccagtccttcacagggcggtGTGGTTTtcaaccgtgggaggaaaccaacacagacacagcaagaacacactaaactcttcaccgacattcacccggagcaggactcgaacctaGGACCCTTGACAgcaatactacctgctgcgccactgtgccgcccctattTCTATTTCATATTTCCTTAACTCttgtgttttaaatcatttcacTGCAAGTTGTATCGTGTCTAAATATGTGACAACTAAAATTTTATTATGAAGGATAATGACAGCCAAGAATCATTAGAAGTTGTATTGGTTAAAGGGAAACTGCTATCAGGCAGCAGCAGTTATGTAtgaacataaacacatacaacacagcaTCCAGCTGTAAGAGAGAactgcctttctctctccttcagcTTTCCTCATTAAATAAACAGTGGAGAATGTGCTGCTCAGTGAAGGGCATTGCATAACCATACAAAGGGAATGTCATGCAGATGCCATTCTCCCTCTTTGTTGTCACTGAACAGGTTTGGTTTGTGAGCACTGAGAATCTTGACTACTTCTTGAATTCAGACCAGGTTCAGAAGGAGATTGACCGGGTGATTGGAGATTGTCAGGCGAGGATGGAGGACAGGAAGGACTTGCCTTATACTAATGCAGTGATCCATGAAATCCAGAGAATTGCCAACATTGTACCAATGAGCTTGCCCCACACCACCACCTGTGATGTTCATTTTCAAGGCTACGTCATCAAGAAGGTTAATTTTAATTACTCTACAGTAAACCAGGTCTGAAGTATTTCACTGGTTGACGACGATGATGAAAATGATCTGAAATGGTTTGTTCTCCACAGGGAACTTGTGTGATTCCTCTGTTGACGTCTGTATTGAGGGATGAGAATGAATGGAAGAGCCCCAACACCTTCAACCCAGAGCACTTCCTTGATGAGAAGGGGCAGTTTGTTAAGCGTGACTCCTTCTTGCCCTTTTCTGCAGGTATTGTCTAATTCTTTTTCTCCACTCCTAAATGTTTAAAAGTTACCATGTTGTACAATCCCTCCCTATTAAGGATCTAAGTGGCGGCCACCAGGAGATCAGTGGTTCAATCACTGGTCTTACCTCTGTCATTTGAGGCCAGGAATCACAGAGAGCACAACTGGCCTTATTTTCACTGGGAGATCCTTCCACCCCAACATCAATGCACACCTGGCATAACAGATCTGGGAGTTAGAACTCTCCTCTAAGCGTGTTCCGCTGCCTTTGTGTTTGTGGCTTTTTGAAAATCAGTGATGTCTGGTTTCACGTCTCGAAGGAAGTTTGTTCCGACCTCACCCTCCCTCTCGTTAGCGTGATCCGACAGAGGGAGTCTTTTCTAACTGGTGGAACTAGTCCTGGACTAAACTGGGGAACAGACtgcaatgaaactgaaaaatcaGCATCGCTAACTGCTATAAATTTGTCCTATTTTAACACGACTCCACCCTCTGCTTTCAGGCcacagggtgtgtgtgggagagagtcTGGCCAAGATGGagctcttcctcttcttcacgTCCTTTCTGCAACACTTCCGCTtcactcctccaccaggtgtgAGTGAGGAACAGTTGGATCTCACTCCAGCTGTGGGCTTCACGCTGAATCCCTCTCCACATGAGCTGTGTGCAGTTGTCCGCAACGCATGAGATGCACACATTCAGCCTGATGGGAATTGTTAGGAATTCTGCAAGTTGTTCTGTAAGGGCATATGTTAAATTATAAAATCTGATTACCCAATATATTAAAAATTCTGATTCTGTCAGGCCTtttcacatttatataaaacactctTGAAAACATGTGCCGTGTGCCTTAACAGTTATTACTCAGAGTATGTGAGTTTATTTGACCAGTGGGAATGCAGAAGTTGAGTTTTCTCAATGAAGTGTATGAATGTAAGGTTGATTTTGCGGATGAGCTAAAGTGTAACACTAAAATATCCCAGAAAACAATAGAAATCCAAAACATCTGAAAAGGTTTCTGAAATTTCTTGCAGTTAAAATGTCTGACCGTGAGGCTCTGTCATGTCACGCCCTGTAACAACCCAGTCACAATATGACAAACAAGACTTGACATCCTTGTGACAGAGccctctcaatctctctctctgcactttGCAGACTAAAATACTAACTATAAAATGTACACTTGATTTTGCACAAAAGTGAATAAAGCATATTATTCAtggaaaaaaattttttttatatatatctttatACAGAAATGTTCATGATAAGCTTCTAAACCAACCCCATTTTTAAATGCAATACAAATGAATTCAGTTAAAGGCTTCTGTCAGTTCTCGAGCCCATGAAAGAAGTTGAGCATATAATTTTCACTCAGTTTAACCATgataacattttattgaaatctCAAATTATTTATTGCATAATCATAATTTAACAAACtcagtgttttatatattttgccaCATTGCACTGGGTCTTCACATTTAACTAAACATACACTAGTGTAATAGGGACATTAATGTTTCTCAGAAGACTGTTTACCAAGCTGAGGCTATATTGGCAGCACAATCAAACCTAACTTGACCATCAAGTTAAACTGCTATGACGGCCTGGGCGACTCCATGGAAAGTATGATTATGGGTAAATAATGGCCTGGTATATTAATCCTGTTTGAACAAAGAATGTGTAGAAAAATACCAGGAGACTACAAACTAGGTATTAAGAGAATTCTAGTACCAAAACGTACTCATGGACTCTTACAACAAACTTAGCTCTGAATTTCTTGGCTCATTACTGAAAAATTTACATTCACTGAGGGCattacagggcggcacggttgtgcagcaggtagtgtcgcagtcacacagctccaggggcctggaggtcgtgggttcgattcccgctctgggtgactgtctgtgaggagttgttgggttcgattcccgctctgggtgactgtccgtgaggagttggtgtgttctccccgtgtccgcgtgggtttcctccgggtgctccagtttcctcccacagtccaaaaaacacacgttggtaggtagattggcgattctaaattgtccataggtgtgagtgtgtaagtgaatgtgtgtctgagttgccctgtgaaggactggcaccccctcaagggtgtgttcccgccttgcacccaggctctggacccaccgggaccctgaactggataagcggttacagaatgaatgaaggagGAGTTACAATGACTACACTCAGTGAATCTGGTTCATCAAACAAACGTTTTCACAGATCAGTGGATGAAGTTTGTAAAGTCACACCTCCCACCGCGAGGAATCAGCTTTCTCTCGCCTTTACATTCGTGAggactccaattcccagaaCCCTCAGCAAAGCCACGTGACCACAGCCAACAATCCGAGAGCTCTTCAATGAACGCTCCAAGTCCCCTCAATATTATAAAGGGCAGCATTTCTACCCCCGGGTGCTGTCAAATTTTCTGAATTTACTGacaaatttttaaaacaataaaatgaagcTCATTAAGTGCCTCACATTATAATTTGTCTTTCATGACCTTTCCTTGGCAGGCTCAATACTTGAGTATGTAAAACTTGTAATGCAAATAGCCTGCAAAATGTGTGTGGTTCTAAAGAAAGGCTCTGAAATGAAACTCTGATCCATCTACTTCTTCATCCATTGGCACCTCAGCATGGAACGTACCCCTCCCCAATCTCTAAATTGCAAGGTTGCACTGTCAGACTACAATTGGAAGGCACATCGATAACATGTCTGCAGACACCGAAGATATGGTTTTGGAAAAGATCACATCTACTGGGAAAATTGTCCTTGCCAGTTGATGAATTAACATGTGTCAGAGGTATACTCAGCTCTTGGCACAAGTTTGATTTGTAGATAGTGACCTAATCAGTGACAATGATCTATATTGGGAACCAATGCCAACCAAAACAACCGGAGAGGAGACGTATCGTGTAACAACTGAGTGAGTATCTTGAACAGAGTGGGATTAAGCTGGAAGAACTGAATCGGTATCTACACTGAAGGAGCCAATGGTTTCATCAGTAGGGTCAGAGCACAGAACCCAAAACATCCAAACCATTCACTGCTTCCTTCACAGAGAGGTCCTAGTTGCCAAAATAACTTTCAGAGGAACTGGATAGAGCAGTGGAAATTGTAATTTTCATCAAGGTGCAACTGTTAAAAACTCTGTTTTGAATTGTATGTGAGGATACAGGAACAGAGCACCATAGCTTGCTACTACACACAGCTGTCCACTGGATTTCTTGGGAAAGTGTAGTTGGGCCACTCAGTTAAAAGAAGAACTCGGAGCATTCCTAATAGAGTTCTCCGTATACAGAGCTGATTGAGATGCACAATGGTGTGGAAAACCTGCATATTTGGTTGACATTTATAGACATCTCCACAAACTGAACACTAAAATGAAAGGCAGAGAAGAAAATCTTCTCACCTCTTCTATCTACAGGGGAGACTGTGATAGTAGTCCCATAAAGTTTACCAAAAGGAAAGACTCAAGTGCAGATAATGCTTTGCACATGATGGGAATCAAACCAGGGTTGTCTGGGTGCAAACAGTGAATGTACGTTTTAAATCTAGAGAGGAGACAAActccaaaaataataaacaaaattctTGGGAACGAAAATCAAATCAAAGAAACTCAACAAACTGGGATGACAAAAGATGAAAAGTAGTAAAGAATAAAACTCAAAAATTAAAGTTCAGAGCAGGAACCGATCACCCACCAGTAACTATTACGTGAGaagcagctaaaaaaaaaaacctgttgcaccaccaggAACCTTACAGCTGCTTTCACAACAAAAGAGAGGAAGAACAGAGCCCAATAAAGgcaagagaaaagaagagtaGAACttcaaacaacagttttttttaaatgacaaaagaaatAGCAGCAAGACCAATGTCCCAACAGGAAAATTCTCTCCAGAATGTTGAAGAAACAAGAGACAAAGGACTTGTGAGTTGATTTAACTCAAAAGGtagtgaaaacaaaagaaatcagAGATTCCTTTTGGAAGAAAAACCCAAATTACCAGCATGGTCTTGTTCAGTACAAACTCAAGACTCCACACTGAGAGAGCAGCACGGTTGTCTTATAAAGTGTCAGCTGTTCTCACTTGGGCTGATTACTAGGCATCCTGGAGCGTGGTCTCCCTCTGGAGGTGGGATGACCATGGTGCAGGTGGTCCCTTACACAAATTGCATGGCTTCAGATCTAAGCTCAGAGTGTGGTGCTCATTTGTGGAACAGGACAGGTTTGAGATGTTTCCCTTGTGCAGTGAACATTTAAACAGCAGCAGACTTTGAGATTATCACTATCTGGATCCTCAAAGAAAGACTAAGTGAATACTTTCAATCTCAGTCTTTTGCACAGTTTGACAGGGTCTGTGACTCGGAGTTCATGGgcacaggaaagcccaaaagaCTGTCAGTTGCTCCTGTACCAGCAATAGCTCAAGATCAGGGAAGatcacacattaaaaaacacattttaagacACTGCTTTTGATAGGATAGGTTTTGGATATCTTTGGAGAAAGAATACCCCATAGTTTCAAGTTGTGCCACCCTTCTCCACCACATTTGTGTGAACTGAACTTATTTGAGCTTAATTTACATTGAGAGCTGGGACCAGGAGCTCCATGTCATCCTCTCATCCATTCCTGCCAAAAGAGGGCAGTAGTGTGCATCATCCCTAGCTCAGATTTCCCATTGTTTGTAAATCACATTTACCCCATTTCTGTCTTATGGTTACAAAAGTCACTCATGGTGTATGTAGGCTCTCAAACGGATGCAGAGTCAACGGGTACTGGTCAtataattagaatatcatgaaaaagttgattgcttgccctgcttgtgtaagctGTCAATGATTGACTTTTGGACAACaagattgtgtagcctacacaactagactgagagaccaatttaaggcctttgcaggtgttttgagttaattagctgattagaattagtgtggcaccaggtgacTTCAATATTGGACCTTTtcataatattcaaattttttaaGATTCTGAATTTggtttttcattagttgtcagttataatcatcaatttaaaagaaataaacacttgaaatatattagtttgtgtgtaatgaatgagtataatatacaagtttcactttttgaatgtaatttctgaaataaattactttttcatgatattctaattttatgaccagcacctgtatatttttaaatacattttagagtTGCCATGCCATGGGTGCCATGACTGAAAAAAGTTGAGAAACGCTGATAGAGAGTATACAAACTGAGGGTTAGTTTGGGTTGTTGGTAAGTATTGTCCTAGCTGTGCCTTTTGGATATCTCTGCTTGGTTTTATTTGGCTTGTTTATGGTTTTGCCCCTCAGCTTGATATTAAACTACTTTCTCCTTTTAACTGCAAGCATTGCTTTTTTTGTTTGGGAATTACATAATGATGTTATTCATCATTCATATTGTTTTAACAGAACTTGTTTGAATGAAGATCACTTTGTCAGACATGGAATCTACACAAAAGTAGATTTTGAGACTTCCATAAACTCAACCTCATTCTTGCAGTTTCCAGTTTGTTGTACTGACCCCAGAGATGCAAAAATGCAATGACACTTTCTGCTAAAAAAGGGCACTGTTCATTTGGCACAAGTTTTTTCCTGTTGTCCTAGTGTTGATCATAGCCCCACCCCAATCTCTAAAGAATGGTTCATAGGGCATTTTAGTTCCTTATATCCCACTTGTGGCCCATATCCCATGTCGGCTCATATCCTCACTCTGTGAACAACACTTCAGACTACTTAGCGATGGCTGTGGTGGAGGAGCTTCTTCATGTTACCAGCAGAAGTGCATTGCTTGGTATTTTGTTGATGCTTCTGTCTGTTCTTTACTTCTCCTCCTCTCGCTCCAGGTCccagaaaaaagagaaggaacCTCCTGGGCCAAAGCCACTGCCAATCCTGGGAAACCTTCTGGATCTTGACCTCAACAGACCCCACCTCAGCCTCTTGTCGGTGAGTGTCTTATCTACCGCACTCACTTTTTGTAAGAGGGATTTAGCAAACAGTTAAAGACGAGgttcattattaaaatatcattCAGATGatttttcctcaccattttctgCTCTCCAGTCTAGATGGGTTTCAAGCACACACCCAATGTGTTTACGAAACCTTAGCGTTAGAAAATCAGAGTCAGACTTGTTACCCTTCTCTGTACTAATTGCAGAAAAACGGTAAACAACTCTCTAAACGTTTAAAATCACGAAGAGAGATGAGGATgctgctttattcctgctcctaTAGGTTGGTAATATTGACGTATGACTTAtggagagattagtctcaaaatactttacaaatgcataaatgttaatccacaaattaaacaagtcacatatgtttcactgttcagtaatgaatacatcccaatctgtgtttctcagtctgcagtttgtacaaatacagttacattcataaatgtttttcatagataaatcataattttatatgaaaataaatacatttgtttaaatttacattccaTATTTTTGTAAAATCTCAGAATTCAACAACCAgcaagaggaaatgaacaaatgcacgtcactgaaaacacgtgagtgactagATCCACaaagattcaacaatttacaactAAATGTTAAATCCGAGACTTCGGCTTTTCAAAAGtatacaatgtaaatgtaaacaaatatgtattttcatataaaatgatgatatatctatgaaaaccaaaacatGTGTACATGAATGTCACTGTATTTGTACAGACTAGAGACAGAGtgtgatgtattcatttgtgaacagtgaaacatgtgacttgtttaatttgtggattatcattcatgcatttgtaaagtattttgagactaatctctctccatataatTTGCTGTTTCCCATTGTTTAGGTAGGAACTCATTCAAAATTTTGAATAAAAGTAAACAgaccaaagtgctacaaaacgagtgtctgtggtaattcagagTTAATAAGAACTTAGACATGTCTAACTTCAGTCGTGTGCCAACACACATTTTTCTCCTCAATGTTCCCccttaaaagacgctgagcTTATGAACGTTGTggtgaaaaactgacaaaaataaGAAAGCTGAGTCTCTTAGTCGGCATCAAGTAAAACAACAATTTATTTGGGGAGAATGCTACGCGTAGccccttctcctctctccccGACCCACTTAACCAGCATCTTAATACCTGACATCTCTCCACCTCTGATTACTATAGCTCTCATTTCTTTACCTAATATGTCTACGAGCCAAGTTACCATTTGTTACTTTTTACACATTCCAATGCATTTGATTCTTAGTCTCCCATCTTTAGACTGGTTTCAGCTGGTTTTGGTTATCTCCTCTCAGTGGCTAGGGGACAAGGAGAATTGGTGATCAGAATGTGTCAGTATTCTGtttatctgaaacacacacGTCTGCTGCCTACACAGAGAGCTCAAGAATTAAACAATTGCAGTTACACAAGCATACATGGTTATTGTTGATTAAAAATACCTCTATAGATTATGAATCTTTTCAATAAACAAATTCCAtcacaatgtaaacaaaccagtgaGGACTGCAGTTTCCCAAATTCATAGCCGTTCCCTTTAAGTGACCTGTGCTATACTGTCAAAAGTTTAACACCTGCACTTAAACATCACTTCAGAAATGGTATTAATAGGAAGTTTGTTAtctgatttgatggcattcagtcacaaGAGCATTCGTGAGGATAGTTAGAGAAGTTGTGTTAattctggatcagaaacagctctTCTCTTTTAATTGACCATCCCAGAGCCTGGCTGGAGCCTGGAAATCACACAAGCTGTGCATATAAAGCCTCACTGGCTGTATTTCTGACTGTTGAGCAAGTTTCATTTAAACAAGCTGAGCAGGATATAGTGTGTAAACTGGATCAGCTGGatactaaaatattttaattcaaaCTATAATCCTGTAATGGggagcatttttttaaataaccttTGTACTGCACTACATGGGGGGAAAACGGGTGAAATTTGAGATTCAACCAAACTCAGCAGGTAATCAGTGTCAGCTTTGGGTGACTTGTGTATGGCTCTTtcccatttaaaggaacagctgATGTAATGGTGCTGTTTAGAGAGAAATTGTTGCTCTGTcaggtttttatttacttattttttgacaaaaGCATCAAACAGGCATTTCattaattagaattagaatcactgtATTGGCCACTATGCTTGCACACAGatgaatttgttttatttaacccAATCGTACTGAACACTAGGGAGCAGTGAGCGCATGCCTGgagtggtgggcagccctagtAGTTGGGgcttaggtgccttgctcacaAGCTCAGATCCCTAATCACCTGGCCACGTCTGCCCCCAGGGATGTGTGAAAATGTTGTATATGGTAATATGTCACCCTTTTGGGGTAACGTTTTTACAGAGAATAGGAGTGTTGGCTGGCTTTTACAATTAGAAGATGATTATagtgtaaaaaatatttggTTTGAAATCATATTCCTGACCACAAGATGTGACCAAGTCATTTTCTGAAAATCCCATTCATTTCAGCTGATGCTGATTGTTTTCTATAGGCACAACTTCATTGGTCTGAACATTACATAATCTCAtgtaaaaaatgattaaattaataTGAGCAAAGATCCCATATCTGCACTCAACTCTGAATATAGCTCCAGGAAAACTATCCTTGGTTTTAGTAGGATGGAAAACAGACTCCTTCCTAAGTGACTGtagttctgtttctgtttgcaGATGTCAAAACAATATGGCTCTATATTCACCGTGCATTTTGGTCCAAAGAAAATGGTTGTCTTGTCAGGATATGAAACCATCAAGCAGGCCCTTGTGACCCATGCAGAGGAATTTGAAAACAGAGACATTAACCATATATTCCATGTCTTGAATGAAGGATATGGTAAGGGTCAGATCCGTAATAAATGTCTGTATTTTACAGTTCAGTGTTTGTACAGAAATGACTATGAAacatgagatatatatatatacaaacacacgcacaaTCACAATTTGTGCACAATCACAAATGCCATTTGGttatttgcattattttatGCACCCTTGCTCAAGCATATTTTATACTGGGTCTACAGGCATAAGTAGATATTCATTATATGAAATACCTGCTTTATTTATCGTATTAGCTAATGAGCTACAATAAATAATACAGAGTTTCAAGacagttttccattttccaATCAACTGCAGGAATTTTGTTTTCCAATGGGAAAAACTGGAAAACTATGAGACGCTTTACTCTCTCCACTCTTCGAGACCTTGGGATGGGCAAGAAAGGGAGCGAGGAGAAAATCATAGATGAGACACGTTACTTGAGAGAAGTGTTTGAACAGTTTAAAGGTAATTTAATGCTcaacattcattccttcattgacTGAAAccacttatgcagttcagggtcacagtgggtccagagcctacctgaaatagacaaaaaaaggcaaacacacaaacaaacttatGAACACTTGgtagtcgccagtccacctaccaaagtgtgtgtgggtttttttttccctctctccatACCATGGGAGGgcactggagcacctggaggaaacccacacagacacagagagaacacaccaaactcctcattcagtcacctggagcaggacttgaacccaccacctccaggtccctggagctgctcATTAGCAGGATTGCTTAACAGTGAGAAAAGTCTCATTAAATATTTGCTTTCAGCAGAAATTTTTACAaatatctaaaatatatttaatggtaAAGTT from Hoplias malabaricus isolate fHopMal1 chromosome 7, fHopMal1.hap1, whole genome shotgun sequence includes the following:
- the LOC136702246 gene encoding cytochrome P450 2K1-like isoform X1, with protein sequence MAVVEELLHVTSRSALFGILLMLLSVLYFFSSRSRSQKKEKEPPGPKPLPILGNLLHLDLKRPHLSLLSMSKQYGSIFTVHFGPKKMVVLSGYQTIKQALVTHAEEFENRDMNHMFSVFNEGRGILFSNGKNWKTMRRFTLSTLRDLGMGKKGSKEKIIDETRYLREVFEKFKGKPFRTSEPVSYAVSNVISAIVYGSRFEYTDPVFIDMITQVKENIRLMGSASIQLCNLFPWLCSWMRTWKQIMINREQYFKQLKMLLKKLQETMNPQACRGLVDYFFVWQQKEEESGERNPLFHEENLKYTVSNLFAAGTDTTAATLCWAFLLMAKYPHVQDQVQKEIDRVIGDCQARMEDRKDLPYTNAVIHEIQRIANIVPMSLPHTTTCDVHFQGYVIKKGTCVIPLLTSVLRDENEWKSPNTFNPEHFLDEKGQFVKRDSFLPFSAGHRVCVGESLAKMELFLFFTSFLQHFRFTPPPGVSEEQLDLTPAVGFTLNPSPHELCAVVRNA
- the LOC136702246 gene encoding cytochrome P450 2K1-like isoform X2, which encodes MAVVEELLHVTSRSALFGILLMLLSVLYFFSSRSRSQKKEKEPPGPKPLPILGNLLHLDLKRPHLSLLSMSKQYGSIFTVHFGPKKMVVLSGYQTIKQALVTHAEEFENRDMNHMFSVFNEGRGILFSNGKNWKTMRRFTLSTLRDLGMGKKGSKEKIIDETRYLREVFEKFKGKPFRTSEPVSYAVSNVISAIVYGSRFEYTDPVFIDMITQVKENIRLMGSASIQLCNLFPWLCSWMRTWKQIMINRERNPLFHEENLKYTVSNLFAAGTDTTAATLCWAFLLMAKYPHVQDQVQKEIDRVIGDCQARMEDRKDLPYTNAVIHEIQRIANIVPMSLPHTTTCDVHFQGYVIKKGTCVIPLLTSVLRDENEWKSPNTFNPEHFLDEKGQFVKRDSFLPFSAGHRVCVGESLAKMELFLFFTSFLQHFRFTPPPGVSEEQLDLTPAVGFTLNPSPHELCAVVRNA